The Rhodoferax sediminis genome has a segment encoding these proteins:
- the rsxB gene encoding electron transport complex subunit RsxB: MDALAARINAALPQTQCTRCGYPDCAGYAQALASGEADINQCPPGGAEGIGRLARLTGRPVQPLNPANGLEAPRTVAVIDEAWCIGCTLCIAACPTDAIIGSNKLMHTVIEPYCTGCELCVPVCPVDCISMENATQERTGWAAWSQAQADEARERYEFHSFRRIRDQGENDKRLEEKAQAKLADLPAHSQITDPDALAQKRAVIEAALARARARRGNASGGN; the protein is encoded by the coding sequence GTGGATGCGCTGGCCGCCCGCATCAATGCCGCCCTGCCCCAAACCCAGTGCACGCGCTGCGGTTACCCGGATTGCGCAGGCTATGCCCAAGCCCTTGCCAGCGGCGAAGCAGACATCAACCAGTGCCCACCCGGTGGCGCTGAGGGCATTGGCCGGCTCGCCCGCCTGACCGGGCGGCCCGTGCAGCCCCTGAATCCCGCGAATGGGCTCGAGGCCCCGCGCACGGTGGCCGTCATCGACGAGGCCTGGTGCATCGGCTGCACCCTGTGCATCGCCGCCTGCCCGACCGACGCCATCATCGGCAGCAACAAGCTGATGCATACCGTGATCGAGCCCTACTGCACCGGCTGCGAGCTGTGCGTTCCGGTCTGCCCGGTGGACTGCATCAGCATGGAGAACGCCACGCAAGAGCGCACCGGCTGGGCGGCGTGGTCACAAGCCCAGGCCGACGAAGCCCGCGAACGCTATGAATTTCATAGCTTCAGGCGTATACGAGACCAGGGCGAGAACGATAAAAGGCTCGAAGAAAAAGCCCAGGCCAAACTGGCCGACCTGCCAGCCCACTCGCAGATCACCGACCCGGATGCACTCGCCCAAAAGCGCGCTGTGATTGAAGCGGCGCTGGCTCGCGCACGCGCGCGCCGCGGCAACGCATCCGGCGGAAATTAA
- a CDS encoding 2-oxoacid:ferredoxin oxidoreductase subunit beta produces MTYLAKPRLHHPALQTNKVGYTRRDYEGKVSTLCAGCGHDSISAAIIQACWELDIEPHRVAKLSGIGCSSKTPDYFLGASHGFNTVHGRMPSVLTGANLANRDLLYLGVSGDGDSASIGLGQFAHAMRRGVNMVYIVENNGVYGLTKGQFSATADRGSKSKKGAINRDSPVDLIGMALQLGATYVARSFSGDKAQLVPLIKGAIGHGGAAFIDVISPCVAFNNHAGSTKSYDYVREHNEAVNRIDFITPRSEITTDYAPGEVVEVLQHDGLMLRLRKLHEGYDPTDRLAAMNHVQMHQARGEVVTGLLYVDPDASDLHAALNTSATPLNTLGRGDLCPGAQALAGLNAALR; encoded by the coding sequence ATGACCTACCTCGCCAAACCCCGCCTGCACCATCCCGCGTTGCAGACCAACAAGGTCGGCTACACCCGGCGCGACTACGAAGGCAAGGTTTCCACGCTGTGCGCGGGCTGCGGCCACGACTCGATCTCGGCGGCCATCATCCAGGCCTGCTGGGAGCTCGACATCGAGCCGCACCGCGTGGCCAAGCTCTCGGGCATCGGCTGCAGCTCCAAGACGCCGGATTATTTTCTGGGCGCCTCGCACGGCTTCAACACCGTGCACGGGCGCATGCCCTCGGTGCTGACCGGCGCCAACCTGGCCAACCGCGACCTGCTGTACCTGGGCGTCTCGGGGGACGGCGACTCGGCCTCGATCGGCCTGGGCCAGTTTGCCCATGCGATGCGGCGTGGCGTGAACATGGTCTACATCGTCGAAAACAACGGCGTGTACGGGCTGACCAAGGGGCAATTCTCCGCCACCGCCGATCGCGGCTCCAAAAGCAAGAAGGGCGCGATCAACCGCGACAGCCCCGTCGACTTGATCGGCATGGCGCTGCAGCTCGGCGCCACCTACGTGGCGCGCAGCTTCTCGGGCGACAAGGCGCAACTGGTGCCACTGATCAAGGGCGCCATCGGCCACGGCGGCGCGGCCTTCATCGACGTCATCAGCCCCTGCGTCGCCTTCAACAACCACGCGGGCAGCACCAAGAGCTACGACTATGTGCGCGAGCACAACGAGGCCGTGAACCGCATCGACTTCATCACGCCGCGCAGCGAAATCACCACCGACTACGCGCCGGGCGAGGTGGTGGAGGTGCTGCAGCACGACGGATTGATGCTGCGCCTGCGCAAGCTGCACGAAGGCTACGACCCGACCGACCGGCTGGCTGCGATGAACCATGTGCAGATGCACCAGGCGCGCGGCGAGGTGGTCACCGGCCTGCTCTACGTCGACCCGGATGCCAGCGACCTGCACGCGGCGCTCAACACCAGTGCCACGCCACTCAACACGCTGGGGCGCGGGGATCTTTGCCCGGGCGCCCAGGCGTTGGCAGGCCTGAACGCGGCGCTGCGTTAA